The sequence GATATAAAAAATAATTCTGAGCATATCCCATGGAAACAGACTGTAGGATTGAGAAACAAGGTAATACACGAATATTTCGGTGTTGACGAATCTATAATTTGGGCTGTTGTCTGTGAAGATTTGCCGGAATTGTATGAAAAGCTTCAGAAACTAAGTAAAAAATTGAATACGGAATAAAAAGAAAACTTTAAATACACTATGAGTAACCAAAAATAACAATGAATACACCATAAATAACAACAAATATACTACGAATATCGATCAATAACCAAAAATAACTATGAGGTTAAGTAAATCACAAACATGCTAAACTACTTCAACCGTCTCAACCATCTCAACTTTATCAACCACATCAACGGTTTCAACCGTCTCACCTTCATCAACCCCCTCAACTTTTTCAACCTCTTCAACTGTTTCTCCCTCTACCTCAACCTTTGCCTCTGCCTTCTCAGGCCTCGGCCCTGTAAACTTAGTTTTATTCAACTCCCTCACCTTTCAAATCTTGCGTCTCACTCAGCACATTCATCTTTAAATTTAAATGCTCAGTAAAGTTTTTTTATTGACCAGCCGGCAAATTGTATTATAATAACGGGAGTTATTACAACTGGAGTTGTTATGTGAAATTTTATGACCGTATCCAGGAATTTGATACCCTCAAAAAAGCTGATAATCTAAAAAGCAGCCGTTCAGTTATGACTATAATCACGGGCAGAAGGCGTGTAGGGAAAACTACTTTGACCCTGCAAAATTTTACAAATGATTCAAAACTTTACTTTTTTGTTTCCAAAAAAGAAGAGTCACTGCTTTGTGATGAATTTGTAGACGAAATAAAAGAACGTCTGGATGTTCCTGTTTATGGTAAGATTTCTCAGTTTGAAGATATATTTAAAATGCTTCTGGATTTTTCGAAAAAGCATCCAATTACTTTAATAATAGATGAGTTTCAGGAATTTTTTGTAGTAAACCCTTCAATTTATTCATCTATGCAAAAATTATGGGATTTAAATAAAGATACATCAAAATTACATCTAATACTTTGCGGCTCAAAGTTTTCTCTTATGAAGAAAATTTTTGAAGATTACAAAGAGCCTTTATTTGGGAGAGCTGATTTTCGGCTTAATGTAGAACCTTTGGAAGTAAGCGTACTTGCGGAAATATTGGATGATAAAAGTATGTTGAACAATAAAAATCTTCTTGATTTTTATATATTGACCGGAGGAGTTGCAAAATACATAGAGCTTTTTGTCTTATATAATGCTTTTGACAGAGATTCCATGGTTTCGGAAATAATAAAGGAAAATTCACTTTTTCTGGATGAAGGTAAAAACAGACTCATTGAAGAATTCGGCAGGGAATACAAGGTTTACTTTTCAATCCTTAGTCTTATAGCAAATTCTAAAACCTCTAAAAATGAGATAGAAGGGATTTTGGAAAAAAATATTTCAGGCTATCTTTACCGGCTTGAGAATGATTATGATATTATAAGAAGCATTAAGCCTATTAATGCAAAAGAGGGTTCAAAAAGACAGAAATACGAAATTGTGGATAACTTTTTGTTTTTCTGGTTCAGGTTTATCTACAAATATCAGTCTGTTGTCGAAGCTGATAATTTTGAGAGACTGAGAAAAATAGTGCTCAGGGATTTCGATACTTTCAGCGGAAAATTCCTGGAAAAGATTTTTATTGAATATTTCAGAAAGCAGCAAAAATATTCCAAAATCGGTTCTTATTGGGAGCGGAATAATGAAAATGAAATTGATATTGTAGCCTTAAATGATGAGGAAAAGAAAATTATATTTTGCGAAGTTAAACTATCTGAAAATAAATTGGATAAGAAGAAACTTGAGGATAAATCCCGAACCCTGTTGAAAAAATATGGTGACTATAAAGTTGAGTACAAGCTGCTGAGCTTAAAAGACATAAATCTTGTTTACATGTAAAAGCCGGGTTGAGCGTAAAACGTTAGATTTACCCCGTTAAATGCCGCAGGCAATCAGCCCGCCCGGCTTCGGACGTGGCGGAGCTGATATTTAACATGGGGAGCAAGGGTTAAGTTATGGCAAACTTTGAAGAATTAGAAAAGAAAGCCAAAGGTTGATAAATGTTGAAATAGCTTGCCCAGTGAAATATGAAATCCATTTCACCGGGGTTGAGATGGTTGATGTTGAGGAGGTATTTAAGTAATTTGGGATTGTTTTATCATGATATTTTAGTATTTTAAGTTATAAGAATGAAATATATTACTAATGCAGGTGCTTTTATGAATATTACAGAAATTGAAAATGAAAAAATGAAAAAGTTATTCAAGGAATCTTTATTAGAAGTTATTTCGGAAAATAAAGACCTTTTTCAGGATATATTTTCTGAAGCAATTGAAGATATTGCATTATCTGAAGCAATTAAAGAAGGTGCAAATAGTAAAAAAGTAGATAGAAGCGAAGTGCTAAAGGTTTTGGAGCATGAGAAGTGAAAATAGAATTTCGCTCCAGTTTCTTGAGAGATTTGAAAAAGATTAAAAATAAAAATATACGAAATCAAATTAAAGACTTAATTGATGATATTGAAAACGCTGAAAATTTCTCAGATCTTAAAAATGTAAAGAAATTATCCGGATCTAATCATTACTATAGGATAAGATTGAACGAGTATAGAATAGGGATTTACTATAATAATTCTATCTTTGAATTTATAAGATGCCTTCACAGAAAAGAAGTTTATAAATATTTTCCGTGATTTATAAAAAATATGAGAAAACTAAGTGGATGTGAAAGTGAGAGCGAAAGCAGGTTGATGGGGTTGAGAAAGTTTAGCATGTTTTCACAGTTAACAGGGCCGAGGTTCAAGGGGAAAGGCGTGAAACGTAAGGCGTAAGACGGGGAACGTGAGACGTGAAAATTGCAGTGTCAGTGTTGGTGTGAGTGTTAGTGCTAATGCTGGAGGAGAGGAAGAAGTATGGATGAGATAAAAAGTGTTGATGATTTGGATGTTTTTCAGAGATCACATAAACTTACTCTTGAGTTATATAAAATTACAGAAGATTTTCCTTCTTCTGAAAAATTCGGACTCGTATCGCAAATAAGAAGAGCAAGCAGCTCTATTTGTGCAAATTTATTAGAAGGCAGTTATAGGATTAACACAAAAGAATTCAGACAATTTATAGGAGTATCTAACGGCTCAGTTGGAGAGCTAAAATATCATATTTTACTTGCAAAAGACCTTGGATATATAGAGGAGGAAAAATACGATGAATTCATAATTGCTCTCGATACTATTAGCAAAATGCTTAGAGGGTTAATCAAGTCTCTATCACGAAAAATCACCAACACCAACAGTAACACCAACACCAACACTAACACCAACACCAACACCAAAAAGTGAGACGTGAAATGTGAACCGAAGTTGTTAAAAGACAAAGCATCTAAAAAACTTCTTGAAAAAACTGATGATAAGTAATAAAGTGC comes from Flexistipes sp. and encodes:
- a CDS encoding HepT-like ribonuclease domain-containing protein; the encoded protein is MFSYTKNYDFLAFKNNRKTVDAVIRNLEIIGEASNKISADIKNNSEHIPWKQTVGLRNKVIHEYFGVDESIIWAVVCEDLPELYEKLQKLSKKLNTE
- a CDS encoding ATP-binding protein — protein: MKFYDRIQEFDTLKKADNLKSSRSVMTIITGRRRVGKTTLTLQNFTNDSKLYFFVSKKEESLLCDEFVDEIKERLDVPVYGKISQFEDIFKMLLDFSKKHPITLIIDEFQEFFVVNPSIYSSMQKLWDLNKDTSKLHLILCGSKFSLMKKIFEDYKEPLFGRADFRLNVEPLEVSVLAEILDDKSMLNNKNLLDFYILTGGVAKYIELFVLYNAFDRDSMVSEIIKENSLFLDEGKNRLIEEFGREYKVYFSILSLIANSKTSKNEIEGILEKNISGYLYRLENDYDIIRSIKPINAKEGSKRQKYEIVDNFLFFWFRFIYKYQSVVEADNFERLRKIVLRDFDTFSGKFLEKIFIEYFRKQQKYSKIGSYWERNNENEIDIVALNDEEKKIIFCEVKLSENKLDKKKLEDKSRTLLKKYGDYKVEYKLLSLKDINLVYM
- a CDS encoding type II toxin-antitoxin system RelE family toxin translates to MKIEFRSSFLRDLKKIKNKNIRNQIKDLIDDIENAENFSDLKNVKKLSGSNHYYRIRLNEYRIGIYYNNSIFEFIRCLHRKEVYKYFP
- a CDS encoding four helix bundle protein; the encoded protein is MDEIKSVDDLDVFQRSHKLTLELYKITEDFPSSEKFGLVSQIRRASSSICANLLEGSYRINTKEFRQFIGVSNGSVGELKYHILLAKDLGYIEEEKYDEFIIALDTISKMLRGLIKSLSRKITNTNSNTNTNTNTNTNTKK